The Zingiber officinale cultivar Zhangliang chromosome 9A, Zo_v1.1, whole genome shotgun sequence genome window below encodes:
- the LOC122019341 gene encoding uncharacterized protein LOC122019341 — translation MLQEALSEQKEMRSEIKQLTQSLENSEKYQKMQDIQIAQIAQSVSRAQGTFPWKPYLNPVEHCNRIELWSGRTVGNPQIMTQMELDSEKEPIPLMPNQMQNKDGEVMPKFTEFLKGILSNRRQKGTFETVALTENCSALLMANLHPSFRTQEVSPYRTKLVLNLYQEFSVTWEPVYPMGIVEDVPVEVGGCIVPIDFIILDMEEDPKIPIILGRPFLATAGAIIDENSHKISIYKEGEYDFYESSSPASKYICPTRAKLKAQDVHNLQELTVSISWVWRHQRTQNNRGRVIPRLKEVAVRHNRAELAEKQKPLAVHPCTTVWLV, via the exons ATGCTTCAGGAAGCACTCtcggagcaaaaggagatgaGAAGCGAGATCAAACAACTGACTCAGAGTCTAGAGAACTCAGAAAAATACCAGAAGATGCAAGACATCCAGATAGCCCAGATAGCTCAGTCCGTCTCGAGAGCACAGGGTACATTCCCATGGAAACCATATTTAAATCCGGTGGAACATTGCAATCGCATTGAACTATGGAGCGGACGTACTGTGGGAAACCCCCAAATCATGACTCAGATGGAGCTTGACTCAGAAAAGGAACCCATTCCCCTAATGCCCAATCAAATGCAAAACAAGGATGGAGAAGTG ATGCCGAAGTTCACAGAATTTTTAAAGGGAATCTTATCCAATAGAAGGCAGAAGGGCACCTTCGAGACTGTAGCACTGACAGAGAATTGCAGCGCCCTCCTTATGGCGAATCTCCACCCAAGCTTCAGGACCCAGGAAGTTTCTCCATACCGTACAAAATTGGTTCTGAACTTATACCAAGAGTTTTCTGTGACTTGGGAGCCAGT GTACCCGATGGGAATAGTGGAGGATGTGCCAGTTGAAGTAGGTGGATGCATAGTTCCTATAGATTTCATTATCTTGGACATGGAGGAAGAtcccaagataccgatcatccttggaagaccattccttgccacggCTGGAGCCATCATCGAT GAAAATTCTCACAAAATCAGCATATACAAAGAAGGGGAGTACGATTTCTATGAGAGTTCCTCTCCAGCAAGCAAATACATCTGTCCTACACGAGCGAAACTGAAGGCGCAG GATGTGCATAATCTCCAAGAGCTGACCGTGAGCATTTCATGGGTGTGGAGGCATCAGAGAACCCAAAACAATAGAGGACGAGTCATCCCCCGCTTAAAGGAGGTGGCCGTGCGACACAATCGTGCGGAGCTTGCAGAGAAGCAGAAGCCACTGGCCGTGCACCCTTGCACGACTGTGTGGCTAGTgtag